The genomic DNA NNNNNNNNNNNNNNNNNNNNNNNNNNNNNNNNNNNNNNNNNNNNNNNNNNNNNNNNNNNNNNNNNNNNNNNNNNNNNNNNNNNNNNTCCTCCATAAGCTTCGTTATCTGAGAACGAGGCAACCTCAACCTCACACTCGTATGCCCCGGTCCAAACCCGTCTCCTCCGCCGTCAGATCTTCCGATGGTGACGTCAGAAACCGTTCTCCGAGACAACATCAACATTTCTAACCTCTCCTTAGCGCCGACGTGGATCCCAGACATAACTCTCCGGCACGGAAGCTTATTATTATCAGTCTCCGGTGGAAGCTTAGGAAGCTCGACGAGAAAATACGTTTTCTTAGGCTTCAAGACTTGGTTCGGTTCAAGCGGTTTAGCTCGAACTCCGAAGTGTTTCACGGCTTGAGAATCTAAAAGAACGTAACCAGGATACTCCGCCGTGAC from Camelina sativa cultivar DH55 chromosome 7, Cs, whole genome shotgun sequence includes the following:
- the LOC104701242 gene encoding uncharacterized protein At1g66480-like: MGNSITVKRKKAKVMKIDGETFRIKTPVTAREVTAEYPGYVLLDSQAVKHFGVRAKPLEPNQVLKPKKTYFLVELPKLPPETDNNKLPCRRVMSGIHVGAKERLEMLMLSRRTVSDVTIGRSDGGGDGFGPGHTSVRLRLPRSQITKLMEESNDDSQIADKILGIFMERSGEIGGGRVGGDNRRKFGSGEIKAREKQVSFAGEGGRELPVLWSRNEK